A stretch of Chiloscyllium plagiosum isolate BGI_BamShark_2017 chromosome 6, ASM401019v2, whole genome shotgun sequence DNA encodes these proteins:
- the poglut3 gene encoding protein O-glucosyltransferase 3 isoform X2: protein MGGKMLRQCVSWAFSVGLFLMVSVGKCETGKEEVSAAKSLVWGPGLRADVVLPVRYFYIQAVTHTEENVTYSPGSNTFNVVIKVLSSREHVRRYVPAPLDRNDGTFLMRYRLYGTVSEGLKIEIFHQGQHVGQSPYLLKGPVYHEYCYCPEVEPQIWKDTVSCPAEEEQISRDFINFPSIDLSLLLEEVPNRFGDRGIVHYTILNNQIYRRTMGRYTDFKMFSDEMLLSLARKVRLPDVEFYVNVGDWPLETRQMKDNPLPIISWCGSEDTTDIVLPTYDITRSTLETLRGVTNDLLSIQGQTGPAWENKTEQAFWRGRDSREERLKLVRISKEHPDLLDAGITAYFFFREEEKELGKAQLISFFDFFKYKYQVNVDGTVAAYRFPYLMLGDSLVMKQDSKYYEHFYRSLKPWKHYVPLKRDMSDVIEKIKWVKDNDAEAQKIARSGQALARDLLQPSSLYCYYYIVLQVLLHVDMDYFGICIKANAVEHCNDQRTHQYDFNVPSL, encoded by the exons ATGGGGGGGAAAATGCTGCGGCAGTGTGTGTCATGGGCGTTTTCGGTGGGGTTGTTTTTGATGGTTTCTGTTGGTAAATGTGAAACAGGCAAAGAGGAAGTGAGTGCTGCAAAAAGTTTGGTCTGGGGGCCGGGTCTGAGGGCTGATGTTGTGCTGCCGGTTCGATATTTCTATATCCAGGCGGTTACCCACACAGAGGAAAATGTCACCTATTCTCCCG GAAGTAATACATTCAATGTGGTGATCAAAGTACTGTCCTCCAGAGAACATGTCCGGCGCTATGTACCAGCACCCTTGGATCGAAATGATGGAACATTTCTTATGAGGTATCGACTCTATGGAACTGTCAGTGAAGGGCTAAAGATTGAAATATTTCATCAAGGTCAACACGTAGGCCAGTCTCCATATCTtttaaaag GCCCAGTTTATCATGAATACTGTTACTGTCCAGAAGTGGAGCCCCAGATATGGAAAGATACTGTATCCTGCCCTGCAGAAGAGGAACAGATTTCTAGGGACTTCATTAATTTTCCCAGTATAGACCTCTCACTCCTCCTAGAAGAAGTACCAAACCGATTTGGTGATCGAGGAATTGTTCATTACACCATATTGAATAACCAGATTTATCGACGAACAATGGGACGGTACACCgatttcaaaatgttttcagaTGAAATGCTGCTTTCTTTAGCCAGGAAA GTTCGATTGCCTGATGTTGAATTCTACGTAAATGTTGGCGATTGGCCACTAGAAACTCGCCAAATGAAGGACAATCCCTTGCCCATCATTTCTTGGTGTGGCTCTGAGGATACCACAGATATTGTCCTTCCAACATATGACATAACACGCTCTACATTAGAAACTCTGCGTGGTGTTACAAATGACCTCCTTTCCATTCAAGGACAGACTG GTCCTGCCTGGGAAAATAAAACCGAGCAAGCTTTTTGGAGAGGGAGGGACAGTCGAGAAGAAAGGTTGAAACTAGTGAggatctccaaagagcatcctgacCTTTTGGATGCTGGAATAACTGCCTATTTCTTTTTTCGTGAAGAAGAAAAAGAACTCGGGAAAGCACAATTGATCAGTTTCTTTGACTTCTTTAAG TATAAATACCAAGTGAATGTGGATGGTACTGTGGCAGCTTACAGGTTCCCGTACCTTATGTTGGGTGACAGCCTTGTGATGAAGCAGGATTCTAAATATTACGAGCACTTCTACAGATCTCTGAAGCCATGGAAACATTATGTTCCGCTGAAGAGAGATATGAGTGATGTTATTGAGAAGATTAAGTGGGTGAAG GATAATGATGCTGAAGCACAGAAAATTGCCAGATCAGGACAAGCTCTAGCTCGAGATCTCCTGCAACCTTCAAGTCTTTATTGTTACTATTACATAGTCTTACAG GTCTTGCTACACGTGGACATGGACTACTTTGGTATCTGCATAAAAGCAAATGCTGTTGAACACTGCAATGATCAGCGAACACACCAATATGACTTTAATGTGCCAAGTCTTTGA
- the poglut3 gene encoding protein O-glucosyltransferase 3 isoform X1 — MGGKMLRQCVSWAFSVGLFLMVSVGKCETGKEEVSAAKSLVWGPGLRADVVLPVRYFYIQAVTHTEENVTYSPGSNTFNVVIKVLSSREHVRRYVPAPLDRNDGTFLMRYRLYGTVSEGLKIEIFHQGQHVGQSPYLLKGPVYHEYCYCPEVEPQIWKDTVSCPAEEEQISRDFINFPSIDLSLLLEEVPNRFGDRGIVHYTILNNQIYRRTMGRYTDFKMFSDEMLLSLARKVRLPDVEFYVNVGDWPLETRQMKDNPLPIISWCGSEDTTDIVLPTYDITRSTLETLRGVTNDLLSIQGQTGPAWENKTEQAFWRGRDSREERLKLVRISKEHPDLLDAGITAYFFFREEEKELGKAQLISFFDFFKYKYQVNVDGTVAAYRFPYLMLGDSLVMKQDSKYYEHFYRSLKPWKHYVPLKRDMSDVIEKIKWVKDNDAEAQKIARSGQALARDLLQPSSLYCYYYIVLQEYVKRQTTKPEIRNGMEHVLQPTDNESFCNCKRIANIKEEL, encoded by the exons ATGGGGGGGAAAATGCTGCGGCAGTGTGTGTCATGGGCGTTTTCGGTGGGGTTGTTTTTGATGGTTTCTGTTGGTAAATGTGAAACAGGCAAAGAGGAAGTGAGTGCTGCAAAAAGTTTGGTCTGGGGGCCGGGTCTGAGGGCTGATGTTGTGCTGCCGGTTCGATATTTCTATATCCAGGCGGTTACCCACACAGAGGAAAATGTCACCTATTCTCCCG GAAGTAATACATTCAATGTGGTGATCAAAGTACTGTCCTCCAGAGAACATGTCCGGCGCTATGTACCAGCACCCTTGGATCGAAATGATGGAACATTTCTTATGAGGTATCGACTCTATGGAACTGTCAGTGAAGGGCTAAAGATTGAAATATTTCATCAAGGTCAACACGTAGGCCAGTCTCCATATCTtttaaaag GCCCAGTTTATCATGAATACTGTTACTGTCCAGAAGTGGAGCCCCAGATATGGAAAGATACTGTATCCTGCCCTGCAGAAGAGGAACAGATTTCTAGGGACTTCATTAATTTTCCCAGTATAGACCTCTCACTCCTCCTAGAAGAAGTACCAAACCGATTTGGTGATCGAGGAATTGTTCATTACACCATATTGAATAACCAGATTTATCGACGAACAATGGGACGGTACACCgatttcaaaatgttttcagaTGAAATGCTGCTTTCTTTAGCCAGGAAA GTTCGATTGCCTGATGTTGAATTCTACGTAAATGTTGGCGATTGGCCACTAGAAACTCGCCAAATGAAGGACAATCCCTTGCCCATCATTTCTTGGTGTGGCTCTGAGGATACCACAGATATTGTCCTTCCAACATATGACATAACACGCTCTACATTAGAAACTCTGCGTGGTGTTACAAATGACCTCCTTTCCATTCAAGGACAGACTG GTCCTGCCTGGGAAAATAAAACCGAGCAAGCTTTTTGGAGAGGGAGGGACAGTCGAGAAGAAAGGTTGAAACTAGTGAggatctccaaagagcatcctgacCTTTTGGATGCTGGAATAACTGCCTATTTCTTTTTTCGTGAAGAAGAAAAAGAACTCGGGAAAGCACAATTGATCAGTTTCTTTGACTTCTTTAAG TATAAATACCAAGTGAATGTGGATGGTACTGTGGCAGCTTACAGGTTCCCGTACCTTATGTTGGGTGACAGCCTTGTGATGAAGCAGGATTCTAAATATTACGAGCACTTCTACAGATCTCTGAAGCCATGGAAACATTATGTTCCGCTGAAGAGAGATATGAGTGATGTTATTGAGAAGATTAAGTGGGTGAAG GATAATGATGCTGAAGCACAGAAAATTGCCAGATCAGGACAAGCTCTAGCTCGAGATCTCCTGCAACCTTCAAGTCTTTATTGTTACTATTACATAGTCTTACAG GAGTATGTCAAACGACAGACTACTAAGCCTGAAATCCGCAATGGAATGGAGCATGTTCTTCAGCCAACTGATAATGAGTCTTTCTGTAACTGCAAGAGAATAGCCAATATCAAGGAAGAACTTTAA